The Rhizobium rhododendri nucleotide sequence ACACAGATTACCGTCGAATGCAGTTTCGGTACCTATGGCGGTTGCGGCCGTCACCGGTTCGATGTGACGCGCCAGAAGTCCGATGCGCTGTTCCAGCTGCGTTTCAACAAGCCGCTGCCGGCTGATGCTTCCGGCAACCTCGTGTTCAATACGGATGTCGACGGCAAGTCGACCGGCGTCAATATCTACGCCATCCGCGTGCTTCCCGGAAACGAGGCGCCCTGAGGCGCACTCTTAGTCATCATTTGAGAAACCCCGGTCCCGAGCCGAGGATCTTTCCATCGATCTCGCCGATAGCGTCGTTATCCTTGCCGGGATAGTCCAGCGTCGAAAGTATGTGCCGGATCAGGTTGAGGCGGGCGCGCCGCTTGTCGTTGGCGTGGAGAACGGTCCACGGCGAATAGTCCGTGTGGGTTTCCTTCAGCATCCGGTCGCGCTTTTCGCTGTAGTCGTCCCACTTGTCGAGGGCGGCGATATCCATGGATGACAGCTTCCAGACCTTGCGCGGATCGTGGCGCCGGTCGTGAAAGCGTTTCAGCTGCATTTCCCGGCCGATGTCGAGGTAGAACTTGAAGAACATGATGCCCTCATGCTCGACGATTTTCTCCATCTGCGGCGCCTGGTGAAGGAACTGCTCGTACTGCTCCGGCGTGCAAAACCCCATCACCGGCTCGACCCCGGCGCGGTTGTACCAGGAGCGGTCGAACAGGACGAATTCGCCCGATGTCGGGAATTGGTCCACGTAACGCTGGAAATACCATTGCCCGGCTTCGCGGTCGTTCGGCTTGCTGAGTGCCACGACCCGCGCGAGGCGTGGGTTCATGTGGGCGGAGGTCGCAAAGATCGCACCGCCCTTGCCGGCAGCATCCCGGCCCTCGAAAATGGCCATGATCCGCTTGCCCGTCGCCTGCAGCCAGAACTGGACCTTCACGAGTTCGATCTGAAGCGCTTTCAGATCGTCCATGTATTCGCTGCTTTTCAGCTTTTTCTTATAAGGAAAGTGGCCGGACGACAGCGCCTTGTCTGCGACCCAGTCGGGCAGAACGGGGTCGTCGACGTCGAAGATACGCCGTTTGCCGTGCAGCTCCAGCTCGACCATGCGGCTTTCGACTTCGTCTCCCATAGATCCTCCTCGGGCCATTGGCCTGTATTTGCCATCAGGGGCTCAGTTCGTAAAAAT carries:
- the ppk2 gene encoding polyphosphate kinase 2 translates to MGDEVESRMVELELHGKRRIFDVDDPVLPDWVADKALSSGHFPYKKKLKSSEYMDDLKALQIELVKVQFWLQATGKRIMAIFEGRDAAGKGGAIFATSAHMNPRLARVVALSKPNDREAGQWYFQRYVDQFPTSGEFVLFDRSWYNRAGVEPVMGFCTPEQYEQFLHQAPQMEKIVEHEGIMFFKFYLDIGREMQLKRFHDRRHDPRKVWKLSSMDIAALDKWDDYSEKRDRMLKETHTDYSPWTVLHANDKRRARLNLIRHILSTLDYPGKDNDAIGEIDGKILGSGPGFLK